A section of the Pediococcus inopinatus genome encodes:
- a CDS encoding response regulator transcription factor — translation MTDIVKILLIEDDHQLSDSVRDFLVDIGSVKQAFDGEEGEYLATEEPYDLLIVDLMLPLMNGLEIIKKVREAKIETPVLVLTAKDSLEDKITGFDTGADDYLTKPFHREELIVRVKALLKRSGVYQDDKRLLVDDNMWLNTENRQVMVDDQPLKLVGKEYEILAYLAQNKNIIVSREQIFDRIWGMDSDTTINVVNIYISNLRRKLEKAGRPKLIQTLRNVGFLLEVN, via the coding sequence ATGACAGATATCGTAAAAATATTATTAATTGAAGATGATCATCAGCTTTCAGACAGCGTGCGTGACTTTTTAGTTGATATTGGTTCAGTCAAACAGGCGTTTGATGGTGAAGAAGGCGAATATTTGGCGACGGAAGAACCTTATGACCTGCTGATCGTTGACCTGATGTTGCCGCTGATGAACGGTTTGGAAATCATTAAAAAAGTTCGCGAAGCTAAAATTGAAACACCAGTGTTAGTTTTAACGGCGAAAGATAGTTTGGAAGATAAAATCACGGGTTTTGACACGGGGGCCGACGATTATTTAACGAAGCCATTTCATCGTGAAGAATTAATCGTACGCGTGAAAGCTTTACTCAAACGAAGCGGGGTTTATCAAGATGATAAACGCTTGTTAGTTGATGATAACATGTGGTTAAATACGGAAAATCGTCAAGTGATGGTGGATGATCAACCTTTAAAGCTTGTGGGAAAAGAGTACGAGATTCTCGCTTATTTGGCACAAAATAAGAATATTATTGTTTCTCGAGAACAAATCTTTGATCGGATTTGGGGGATGGATTCAGACACAACGATTAATGTCGTAAATATTTATATTAGTAATTTACGGCGAAAATTAGAAAAGGCAGGCCGTCCCAAACTAATTCAAACTTTACGTAATGTAGGATTTCTTTTGGAAGTGAATTAA
- a CDS encoding sensor histidine kinase, with product MDKIVNRKQQIRLFLLEFFSFLIIFTVLGTIIFLFYQRNTYNSIDSTLTQRTQMAANSTNMMGPPDFQTITVYYNSKGKILNSQYLNNMASTVSKIKVNKNQLNRIFNIKSGDTTLRCAYVKVLSKMTMKRGDDKLLKASKQPKYVLVIKNVTPELQGVNRFKDLLLASLIIFGLIVFIISYIISRYNMKPVLKAWKQQEEFVDSAAHEIRTPLTIIQNKLEGLMTKPNDTIKDQIGAIIMSLSEIRRLNGLTSDMLTLARANSNVITLEKAPVNFSEFMNEILEPYTDLIESEDKKLVTSINVDKPVLVDAKRLHQLIVILLDNAIKYTPTGATITVNSSIENRNLKIQICDTGIGISDKNKKSVFKRFYREEKSGNKQTGGNGLGLSIAEWIVRAHNGHIKITDNPGGGSIFTVLLPVAK from the coding sequence ATGGATAAAATAGTAAATAGAAAGCAGCAAATTAGACTGTTTCTGTTGGAATTTTTCAGTTTTTTAATTATTTTTACAGTTCTTGGAACGATCATTTTTTTGTTTTACCAGCGCAATACGTATAACAGCATTGATAGTACGTTGACACAGCGTACACAAATGGCCGCGAACAGTACAAATATGATGGGACCGCCAGATTTTCAAACAATTACGGTCTATTATAATTCTAAGGGAAAGATTCTAAACTCGCAGTATTTGAACAATATGGCGAGCACGGTTTCTAAAATTAAGGTCAATAAAAACCAGCTTAATAGAATTTTCAATATAAAGTCGGGAGATACAACGTTGCGTTGTGCCTACGTGAAGGTGCTTTCCAAAATGACCATGAAACGTGGGGATGACAAATTACTTAAAGCCAGTAAACAACCAAAATATGTCTTAGTTATAAAAAATGTAACGCCCGAACTTCAGGGTGTGAATCGCTTTAAAGACCTACTTTTGGCGTCCTTGATTATCTTTGGGCTGATTGTGTTCATCATTAGTTACATCATTTCACGGTACAACATGAAGCCGGTGTTAAAAGCGTGGAAACAACAAGAAGAATTTGTGGACAGTGCGGCTCATGAAATCAGAACTCCGTTAACAATTATTCAAAATAAGCTTGAAGGTTTAATGACAAAGCCCAATGATACGATTAAAGATCAAATTGGGGCCATCATCATGTCGCTTTCGGAAATTCGGCGGCTAAATGGACTAACCAGCGATATGCTGACGCTAGCACGGGCAAATTCCAACGTAATTACGTTAGAAAAAGCACCAGTTAACTTTTCTGAATTTATGAATGAAATTTTGGAACCTTATACGGATTTGATTGAGAGCGAAGACAAAAAATTAGTAACTTCAATTAATGTGGATAAACCTGTGTTGGTTGATGCCAAAAGGTTACATCAATTAATTGTTATTCTGTTGGATAATGCGATCAAATACACCCCAACTGGCGCAACGATTACAGTCAATAGTAGTATTGAAAATCGTAATTTAAAGATTCAGATTTGCGATACTGGGATCGGAATTAGCGATAAAAATAAGAAATCAGTTTTCAAGCGTTTTTATCGTGAAGAAAAATCTGGGAATAAACAGACAGGCGGTAATGGGTTAGGCTTATCAATTGCTGAATGGATCGTCAGAGCACACAATGGCCATATTAAAATAACTGATAATCCAGGTGGTGGTTCAATTTTCACCGTGTTATTACCAGTTGCAAAATAA
- a CDS encoding Cof-type HAD-IIB family hydrolase: MTDRIIAVDMDGTFLNSDQDFDHDYFLKLYPQMQEKHVTFVVASGNQDSQLRAFFPKTASTIWFVSDNGALVKEPDESVMYSAKMDPAAYQHAIQFLDSLPDVHPIVSAVHSAYILDSEPKSFSEMTARYYYKLQSVKDWDEIDDTVLKLGMSCPDEQTESIVKMLQNELAGELLPVSSGHGDIDLIIPHTHKANAIKRVASQLHVPMTNVVAFGDGGNDAEMLKEAGLGFAMANAPQTIKAIANDVAPDHDQNGVLVTIENLLKQW, from the coding sequence ATGACAGATAGAATAATTGCCGTTGACATGGATGGAACTTTTTTAAATAGTGACCAGGATTTTGATCATGACTATTTTTTAAAATTGTATCCTCAAATGCAGGAAAAACATGTAACTTTCGTGGTTGCCAGTGGAAATCAAGATTCGCAGTTACGGGCGTTCTTCCCCAAAACAGCTTCGACTATTTGGTTTGTTTCCGATAATGGGGCCTTAGTAAAAGAACCAGATGAATCAGTCATGTATTCAGCAAAAATGGATCCAGCTGCATATCAGCATGCGATTCAATTCTTAGATAGTTTACCAGATGTGCATCCGATTGTTAGCGCAGTTCACAGTGCTTATATTCTAGATTCTGAGCCAAAATCATTTTCTGAAATGACCGCTAGATATTATTATAAATTGCAGTCAGTAAAAGACTGGGATGAGATTGATGATACGGTTTTGAAACTGGGAATGTCTTGTCCAGATGAGCAAACAGAGTCAATTGTAAAAATGCTTCAAAATGAGTTAGCCGGAGAGTTGTTGCCTGTTTCATCAGGGCATGGTGATATTGACCTGATTATTCCGCATACACATAAAGCGAACGCCATCAAGCGTGTCGCTAGTCAGCTCCATGTACCAATGACTAATGTGGTCGCTTTTGGTGATGGTGGCAATGATGCAGAAATGCTCAAAGAAGCTGGGCTTGGTTTTGCGATGGCTAATGCGCCGCAAACGATAAAGGCAATCGCAAACGATGTAGCGCCTGATCATGACCAAAATGGCGTTCTTGTTACGATTGAGAATTTATTAAAACAGTGGTAA
- a CDS encoding tagatose 1,6-diphosphate aldolase, with protein MPTKLSRGKFENLQKLADDEGTLTILGLDQRKSFQKLMAQSQEQSGHQFNKKQCYEFKQLLSEYLSPYASGILLDQELGSEAMKTKTTQAGLITAYDCSEPDNSKNNHFPRLLSSLSLNRLAHTKTNGVKVRVAYNPHGDAQINDQKQAFLERIGAEALAADLPLFIEPIVYDDAVTDKTSAAFAKIQPALIIDTIKELTKSRYHIDMLQIEMPVNLQFVEGFAETDVTPVYSKREAAKLFKEASDTTTRPFLYKSGPESIETFKSAVKFAGQSGTKFAGILVGQSLWEEAIQLYVAQGEPALKDWLATTGKTNLTTLNDILENYATPWYDRFGGQKSLELFDNPFEL; from the coding sequence ATGCCAACAAAACTATCACGTGGTAAATTTGAAAACCTTCAAAAATTAGCTGATGACGAAGGGACCTTAACTATCTTAGGCCTCGATCAGCGTAAATCGTTTCAAAAATTAATGGCGCAATCACAGGAACAATCTGGCCATCAATTTAATAAAAAACAATGTTATGAATTCAAACAATTACTTTCTGAATACCTTTCTCCTTACGCCTCAGGAATTTTACTGGATCAAGAACTCGGATCCGAAGCCATGAAGACTAAAACTACTCAAGCGGGTCTCATCACTGCCTACGATTGCTCTGAACCAGATAATTCTAAAAACAATCATTTTCCGCGGCTTTTATCCAGTCTTTCTTTAAATCGTCTCGCCCACACCAAAACAAACGGTGTAAAAGTACGGGTGGCTTACAATCCCCATGGTGACGCGCAGATTAATGATCAAAAACAAGCCTTTTTGGAACGTATTGGTGCCGAAGCTTTGGCAGCTGACTTACCACTTTTTATCGAACCAATTGTTTACGATGACGCCGTTACAGATAAAACAAGTGCAGCATTTGCTAAAATCCAGCCAGCGTTAATCATTGATACTATCAAGGAGTTAACTAAATCACGATATCATATTGACATGCTTCAAATTGAAATGCCAGTTAATTTGCAATTTGTGGAAGGCTTTGCTGAAACTGACGTGACTCCCGTTTATTCAAAACGAGAAGCGGCTAAACTCTTCAAAGAAGCTAGCGACACAACCACCCGCCCATTCTTATATAAAAGTGGTCCAGAATCTATTGAAACTTTTAAATCCGCAGTTAAATTTGCTGGTCAATCTGGGACTAAGTTTGCTGGTATATTAGTCGGTCAGTCACTATGGGAGGAAGCCATTCAGCTTTATGTTGCTCAAGGCGAGCCGGCCTTAAAAGACTGGTTAGCAACAACTGGCAAAACAAATCTAACGACTTTAAATGACATTCTCGAAAATTATGCAACTCCTTGGTATGACCGGTTTGGTGGTCAAAAATCGCTTGAACTTTTCGATAATCCATTCGAGCTATAG
- a CDS encoding ASCH domain-containing protein, whose amino-acid sequence MDHKAEIKAYWQSFVSKHHLQNATYSAWAFGNSPEMANELADLTFKGIKTATTSAYDLYEENEPYPQVGEYNIILDGSGHPVCITKTVVTEIMPYKNMTAEHAYHEGEGNRTLAYWRSVHEPFFRNEFKEAGQTFTEDMTCFCEVFEVVG is encoded by the coding sequence ATGGATCATAAGGCAGAAATAAAGGCTTATTGGCAATCGTTTGTAAGCAAACATCATCTTCAAAATGCTACTTACAGTGCTTGGGCGTTTGGTAATAGTCCTGAAATGGCAAATGAATTGGCAGATCTTACGTTTAAGGGAATCAAAACGGCGACAACTTCGGCATATGACTTATATGAAGAAAACGAACCTTATCCGCAAGTGGGCGAATATAACATTATTTTGGATGGCAGTGGGCATCCGGTATGCATTACCAAGACCGTGGTAACCGAAATTATGCCATACAAAAATATGACAGCTGAACATGCTTACCATGAAGGTGAGGGTAACCGGACTTTAGCTTATTGGCGGAGTGTTCATGAACCATTCTTTAGAAACGAGTTTAAGGAAGCTGGCCAAACGTTCACTGAAGACATGACCTGTTTTTGTGAAGTTTTCGAAGTTGTTGGCTAA
- a CDS encoding methylated-DNA--[protein]-cysteine S-methyltransferase, with the protein MKTLYIDRVTVSDYTYLIAVGDHGLAFVGSSNSEEELHHYIANAQLLKNSDKTNPYKTALKNLLLGKSQQFTLPIEFNGSPFQKSVWQALQTIPYGETTTYSALAEKIGRPTAARAVANAVGRNPNQIVVPCHRVLHKDGSIGGYHGGLPLKRQLLALESRVKNA; encoded by the coding sequence ATGAAAACTTTGTACATCGATCGGGTCACAGTTTCAGACTACACCTACCTAATTGCTGTTGGCGACCATGGGCTAGCATTCGTAGGGTCCAGCAATTCAGAAGAAGAACTGCACCACTACATTGCTAATGCCCAGCTCTTAAAAAATTCCGACAAAACGAATCCTTATAAAACGGCACTCAAAAATTTGCTGCTCGGCAAATCCCAGCAGTTTACTCTTCCAATTGAATTTAATGGGTCCCCTTTTCAAAAATCCGTCTGGCAGGCCCTACAGACCATTCCCTACGGAGAAACGACTACTTATAGCGCCCTAGCCGAAAAAATTGGCCGACCAACTGCTGCTCGAGCGGTTGCCAATGCCGTCGGAAGAAATCCCAATCAAATCGTTGTTCCTTGTCACCGCGTCTTGCACAAAGATGGTTCAATTGGCGGCTATCACGGCGGATTACCGTTGAAACGTCAGTTATTGGCTCTTGAATCACGCGTTAAAAATGCTTAG
- a CDS encoding AzlC family ABC transporter permease, with protein sequence MNEQLDFETGVREAIPTVLGYIGIGLAFGVVGKTSGLSVLEIFLMSLITYAGSAQFIMVSLMLVGSSIPFIMLSVFLVNARFILMSTTVAQYFRKDSLGQNIGIGSLLTDESFALSMNKLNFTDHHLKPGWIHGANIVAYLTWAFATAAGGLLGNLVGDPKAFGLDFALVAMFIGLLYLQMITDKSKAFVFQIFMVVVVCFLMYGLTIFFSNNVALIVTTLVGCFLGMVIEQWRSR encoded by the coding sequence GTGAACGAACAGTTAGATTTTGAAACGGGTGTGAGAGAGGCAATCCCAACAGTTTTGGGATACATAGGAATTGGCCTTGCTTTTGGAGTCGTCGGGAAAACAAGTGGTTTGAGTGTTTTAGAAATATTTTTAATGTCGCTAATTACATATGCGGGGTCGGCACAATTTATTATGGTGAGCTTAATGCTGGTTGGAAGCTCCATTCCATTCATCATGTTGTCGGTCTTTTTGGTTAATGCGCGATTCATTTTGATGAGCACCACAGTTGCCCAATATTTTCGGAAGGATTCACTGGGACAAAACATTGGCATCGGATCGTTGTTAACTGACGAATCGTTTGCATTGAGTATGAACAAGCTTAATTTCACGGATCATCATCTCAAACCTGGCTGGATTCATGGTGCAAACATTGTGGCTTACTTAACGTGGGCGTTTGCCACAGCAGCTGGCGGATTATTGGGTAATTTGGTGGGCGATCCGAAAGCATTTGGGCTGGATTTTGCTTTGGTGGCAATGTTCATTGGCTTACTTTATCTACAAATGATTACGGATAAAAGTAAGGCCTTTGTTTTTCAAATTTTTATGGTCGTGGTAGTCTGCTTTTTGATGTATGGATTAACGATTTTCTTTTCAAATAATGTAGCGCTGATTGTGACAACGTTGGTCGGCTGCTTTTTAGGGATGGTGATTGAACAATGGCGCTCACGATGA
- a CDS encoding AzlD domain-containing protein — MALTMNVLWTIIGCGIVTWLSRVIPFVLVKNFDLPKWLIQYLSFVPLVIMTALIMENIFTHHAGSLPTVNYENLLATVPTFVAAIISKSLIVIVVVGIVSMALIRLAF, encoded by the coding sequence ATGGCGCTCACGATGAACGTATTATGGACAATTATCGGGTGTGGCATCGTGACTTGGCTATCACGGGTAATCCCATTTGTCCTGGTTAAAAACTTTGATTTGCCAAAATGGCTGATTCAGTATTTAAGCTTTGTGCCATTGGTGATTATGACGGCCTTAATTATGGAAAATATTTTTACCCATCATGCGGGGTCATTGCCAACGGTTAATTATGAAAATCTGCTTGCAACAGTACCGACTTTTGTGGCGGCCATTATTTCAAAAAGTCTGATTGTGATTGTTGTGGTGGGGATTGTAAGCATGGCGTTGATTCGGTTGGCTTTTTAA
- the tyrS gene encoding tyrosine--tRNA ligase, which yields MNIIDELKWRGAVNQTTDEEGLRELAEKQQIGLYCGVDPTGDSLHIGHLIPFMMLKRFQLQGHHPVIVIGGGTGAIGDPSGKNSERVLQTMDQVKHNEDAISAQMIKLFGTENFTIVNNYDWLSKLSLLDFLRDYGKLFNVNTMLNKEVVASRLEVGISFTEFTYQILQSIDFLHLYKHENVQLQIGGADQWGNITAGIDLIHKVEGSDTDVFALTIPLMLKADGTKFGKTAGGAVWLDPKKTSPYEFYQFWINQDDRDVVKYLKYFTFLGEDEINELADKVQTHPEKREAQRRLAEEVTKFVHGEQAVVEAQHITQALFSGEVQDLTAEEIEQGFKNMPSVEVSDEKKNIILWLVDDTKIEASRRQAREDVKNGAIRINGEKVQDVDAEIDPSAHFDGKFVIVRRGKKKYFLARVK from the coding sequence ATGAATATTATTGATGAACTAAAATGGCGTGGGGCTGTGAATCAAACAACTGACGAAGAGGGGCTACGCGAATTAGCAGAGAAGCAACAAATTGGCTTGTACTGTGGGGTGGATCCTACGGGTGACAGTTTGCATATTGGCCATTTGATTCCTTTTATGATGTTGAAACGATTCCAACTCCAAGGCCATCATCCAGTAATTGTTATTGGTGGTGGAACGGGTGCGATTGGTGATCCGTCTGGTAAAAATTCAGAACGAGTTTTGCAGACGATGGACCAAGTTAAACATAATGAAGATGCCATATCTGCACAAATGATTAAATTGTTTGGGACAGAAAATTTCACCATTGTAAATAACTATGATTGGCTTTCAAAGTTGTCTTTGTTAGATTTTCTTCGCGATTACGGAAAGCTTTTTAACGTCAACACGATGTTGAACAAAGAAGTTGTGGCAAGTCGTTTGGAAGTGGGAATTTCTTTCACGGAATTTACTTACCAAATTTTGCAGTCCATTGATTTTCTTCATCTATACAAACATGAAAATGTGCAACTCCAGATTGGTGGTGCCGATCAATGGGGAAATATTACTGCCGGAATCGATTTAATTCATAAGGTTGAAGGTTCAGATACGGACGTGTTTGCGCTCACGATCCCATTAATGCTTAAGGCTGATGGGACAAAGTTTGGAAAAACGGCTGGTGGCGCTGTATGGTTGGATCCAAAGAAGACTTCACCATATGAATTCTACCAATTTTGGATTAATCAAGATGACCGGGATGTTGTGAAATACTTGAAGTACTTTACATTCTTAGGTGAAGACGAGATTAACGAATTAGCAGATAAGGTTCAGACGCATCCAGAAAAACGGGAAGCTCAGCGCCGTTTGGCGGAAGAAGTGACCAAATTTGTGCATGGTGAACAGGCGGTAGTGGAGGCCCAACACATTACTCAAGCATTGTTCTCCGGTGAAGTGCAAGACCTAACAGCAGAAGAAATTGAACAAGGTTTTAAGAATATGCCTTCTGTTGAGGTTAGTGATGAAAAGAAAAATATCATTTTATGGCTAGTGGATGATACAAAGATTGAGGCATCAAGACGCCAAGCACGAGAAGATGTAAAAAACGGAGCTATTCGGATTAATGGTGAAAAGGTGCAGGATGTAGACGCTGAAATTGATCCTAGTGCGCATTTTGACGGCAAGTTTGTGATTGTGCGTCGTGGAAAAAAGAAGTACTTTTTGGCTAGGGTTAAGTAA
- a CDS encoding LysR family transcriptional regulator encodes MANFSYEIFAQVVTTKNFGQAAKVLNVTPSAVSHAISQLENDLGFPLFIRNRTGVEITPDGQQILPVIQNILNSESQLQQVADQIRGLNSGTIRIGAFSSVCINWLPTIIQHFKKKYPGVDVTITQGTFSEIAEMTRIGTVDIGFAALPVDAQLTTESLVADPIYCVTPANFVPKNKTYITTDDIGDYRFILQQIDYDRDTKKTLDRYAVAPNALSYSIDDQSILSMVESGLGFGILPQLALQKLTGDVNVYPFSHQYYRTICLSVNKTQAEAPSTKLMLTEIHDYLANRYQADYLGQPVK; translated from the coding sequence ATGGCTAATTTTTCTTACGAAATATTTGCACAAGTTGTCACAACTAAAAATTTTGGTCAGGCTGCAAAAGTTTTAAACGTTACTCCCAGCGCGGTAAGCCATGCTATCAGCCAACTAGAAAATGATCTCGGCTTTCCTCTATTCATTCGAAACCGGACTGGTGTGGAGATCACCCCTGACGGTCAACAAATTCTGCCAGTTATTCAAAATATTTTAAATAGTGAATCACAATTACAACAAGTTGCCGATCAAATTCGGGGTTTAAACTCAGGTACGATCCGGATAGGTGCGTTCAGTAGTGTCTGCATTAATTGGTTGCCCACCATTATCCAACATTTCAAGAAAAAATATCCCGGTGTTGATGTAACCATCACTCAAGGAACGTTTTCAGAAATTGCCGAAATGACAAGAATTGGCACAGTCGACATTGGTTTTGCCGCACTGCCTGTAGACGCACAATTAACTACCGAGTCATTAGTAGCTGACCCCATTTATTGCGTCACGCCCGCTAACTTTGTCCCTAAAAATAAAACCTATATCACAACTGACGATATTGGCGACTACCGCTTCATTTTGCAACAAATCGATTATGATCGTGACACAAAGAAGACTTTGGATCGCTACGCTGTTGCACCAAATGCCCTTTCGTACTCTATTGATGATCAATCCATTCTTTCAATGGTAGAAAGTGGCCTTGGGTTTGGAATCTTGCCTCAACTAGCTCTTCAAAAATTGACTGGTGATGTCAATGTTTATCCATTTTCTCATCAGTATTACCGAACAATTTGCCTTAGTGTCAATAAAACTCAAGCAGAGGCGCCCTCCACGAAACTAATGTTGACGGAAATTCACGACTATCTCGCAAACCGTTATCAAGCTGATTACTTAGGACAGCCCGTTAAATAA
- a CDS encoding PLP-dependent aminotransferase family protein, with product MTEEFASRVSITSKSGLNAIYPSHDPEMISFTGGFPDASLFPTQELGDSFQNVISGKQTPFQYQIGEESEPLRNQISQLLAADGTQVDASKIMVTQGAQQGLDLVAKLLINKGDGLVVEGPTYIGALAAFDAYEPTYYTVGMEEDGMNLVDLKKILIQQHVKLIYTIPDFQNPTGTVMSLAKRKQLVELANRYDVLLLEDAPYRWLRYEGESLPTLKSLDTQDRVIQLGSFSKILAPALRLGWLTAGNDLFERLQELKGGSDLETSSLMIQTVDYYLTHYDLNEHLGKLQKSYQVKRNAMMNAMERYLPDFAHYTKPQGGFFTWLTVPEDLDLEKVQNNQLKPSFHVMMIPSTNLFPDKTHRNGARISFSNVTLSQIDLGIQRLSNGLSSGYQKRSV from the coding sequence ATGACAGAAGAATTTGCAAGTCGGGTTTCGATAACGTCAAAAAGCGGGTTGAATGCAATCTATCCGAGTCATGACCCGGAAATGATCTCTTTTACTGGAGGATTTCCAGATGCAAGTCTGTTTCCTACCCAAGAGCTTGGCGACAGCTTTCAAAATGTTATTAGTGGAAAGCAGACGCCGTTCCAATATCAAATTGGTGAAGAGTCTGAGCCGTTGCGTAACCAAATTTCCCAATTATTAGCGGCTGATGGGACGCAAGTGGACGCTTCTAAAATTATGGTGACCCAAGGCGCACAGCAAGGATTAGACTTGGTTGCTAAACTTTTGATCAATAAAGGGGATGGCCTGGTAGTTGAAGGGCCCACTTACATTGGGGCTTTGGCTGCGTTCGATGCGTATGAACCAACCTACTATACAGTAGGGATGGAAGAAGACGGAATGAACCTTGTAGATTTGAAAAAAATTTTAATTCAGCAACACGTAAAACTAATTTATACAATTCCTGATTTTCAAAATCCGACGGGAACAGTTATGTCGTTAGCTAAACGGAAACAGTTGGTTGAACTGGCTAATCGTTATGATGTTCTGCTATTAGAAGATGCTCCCTATCGTTGGCTACGTTATGAAGGGGAATCATTACCTACTTTAAAGTCACTGGATACTCAAGATCGCGTGATTCAATTGGGTAGTTTTTCGAAAATCTTAGCACCTGCCCTGCGTTTAGGATGGCTAACAGCAGGAAATGACCTTTTTGAACGACTACAAGAACTTAAAGGTGGCTCCGATTTAGAAACTTCTAGTTTGATGATACAAACGGTTGACTACTATTTAACACATTACGATTTGAATGAGCACTTGGGCAAGCTGCAAAAGAGCTATCAAGTTAAACGGAATGCCATGATGAATGCAATGGAAAGATACTTACCGGATTTTGCTCACTATACAAAACCGCAAGGAGGATTCTTTACTTGGTTGACAGTGCCTGAGGATCTTGACTTGGAAAAAGTGCAAAATAATCAGTTAAAACCCAGTTTTCACGTGATGATGATTCCATCTACCAATCTATTTCCAGATAAGACACATCGAAATGGTGCAAGAATCAGTTTCAGTAATGTAACTCTTTCACAGATTGATTTAGGAATACAACGGCTATCAAATGGCCTGTCTAGCGGTTATCAAAAGAGATCCGTTTAA